A genomic stretch from Salvia splendens isolate huo1 unplaced genomic scaffold, SspV2 ctg121, whole genome shotgun sequence includes:
- the LOC121789053 gene encoding lignin-forming anionic peroxidase-like codes for MKISSNHYYYYYYFATLAILLIVPSDAQLSSAFYDSTCPDALSTIRTSIRQAVTDEQRMAASLVRLHFHDCFVQGCDASILLEDGSGERAALQNSVRGFEVVEAAKQAVEAICPGVVSCADVLAVAARDATVAVGGLSWTVNLGRRDSPAAATRALAENDLPRFTDTLPVLISNFANKNLNERDLVALSGSHTIGQARCVTFRDRIYGNESIDPDFAITRRRNCPESDGNGNLAPLDEVTPNNFDNNYFRNLQSLRGLLESDQVLFSEESTRSIVLEYIDNPDRFLSDFAAAMVKMGDIEPLTGGAGLIRRTCASNN; via the exons ATGAAGATTTCATccaatcattattattattattattattttgcaaCACTAGCTATACTCTTGATCGTGCCATCCGATGCACAACTATCTTCGGCGTTCTACGACAGTACATGCCCCGATGCGCTGAGTACAATCCGGACCTCCATCAGGCAGGCCGTGACAGACGAGCAGAGGATGGCTGCCTCCCTTGTTCGCCTCCACTTCCACGATTGCTTCGTTCAG GGGTGTGATGCATCAATCCTATTGGAAGATGGCAGCGGAGAAAGAGCTGCATTGCAAAATTCTGTAAGAGGGTTCGAAGTGGTGGAAGCTGCGAAGCAGGCGGTGGAGGCGATATGCCCCGGTGTGGTGTCGTGCGCGGACGTGCTGGCAGTGGCGGCACGTGATGCAACGGTGGCGGTTGGAGGGCTGTCGTGGACAGTGAATCTAGGGAGGAGGGATTCCCCTGCCGCCGCCACCAGAGCGCTTGCTGAAAACGACCTTCCTAGGTTCACCGATACTCTCCCAGTCCTCATATCCAACTTTGCAAACAAAAACTTAAACGAAAGGGATTTGGTTGCTTTGTCAG GGTCTCATACGATTGGGCAAGCGCGATGCGTGACTTTCCGTGACCGGATCTACGGCAATGAGAGCATCGACCCGGACTTCGCGATCACGCGGCGGCGCAACTGCCCTGAAAGCGACGGAAACGGCAATCTGGCGCCTTTGGATGAAGTGACTCCGAACAACTTCGACAACAATTACTTTAGGAATCTGCAGAGTTTGAGAGGTCTGCTGGAATCGGATCAAGTTCTTTTCAGCGAAGAATCGACTAGGAGCATTGTGCTGGAATACATCGACAATCCTGACAGATTCTTGTCGGATTTTGCCGCCGCCATGGTTAAAATGGGAGATATCGAACCATTAACTGGTGGAGCTGGGTTAATTAGAAGGACATGTGCTTCCAACAATTGA